One stretch of Paenibacillus sp. AN1007 DNA includes these proteins:
- a CDS encoding ABC transporter ATP-binding protein has product MFKALIEPFRQPRPALDSESLRSGGQRKPKARAKNWSGTLGRIWGYLSRRKVKLSLVLLMVFASSALALLGPYMVGAAVDQFIAGEANSSSWTWFLLGLAAVYILFSLTSWLQNIWMIEIAQETVFRMRFDLFAHLHKLPIPFFGRRQQGEIMSRVTNDIENVSSTLNSSAIQIFSSVLTLVGTLGVMLWLSPLLTLLTFIVVPLMALGMRWITRRTGPLFKERQRNLGELNGYIEETLSGQRIIKAFSQEERVVRGFEERNMRIRISAFWAQTISGFIPKLMNGLNNLSFAIVAGIGGILAIQGSVTVGVIIIFVEYARQFTRPLNDLANQWNTLLSAIAGAERVFEVLDEDEETKDEGAATALDNMEGSVRFDQVSFGYDEGRDILRGISFEAKPGEMIALVGPTGAGKTTLIQLLSRFYDPTSGTITVDGHDMTTIRRESLRSHMAFVLQDSFLFQGTIRENIRFGRLDATDEEVEAASKLANAHSFIMRMKNGYDRVLQADGSGISQGQKQLLAIARAILADPSILVLDEATSSIDTVTEIKIQEGLERLMQGRTSFVIAHRLNTIRQADRILVLKDGRLLEQGSHEELLQQGGFYSELYHSQLRKKAQ; this is encoded by the coding sequence ATGTTCAAAGCACTCATTGAGCCGTTCCGCCAGCCTCGGCCTGCACTTGATTCGGAGTCACTCCGTTCAGGAGGCCAGCGCAAACCGAAGGCGCGAGCCAAAAACTGGTCGGGCACACTTGGACGCATCTGGGGTTACCTCTCTCGCCGCAAGGTCAAGCTTTCGCTTGTACTGCTGATGGTGTTTGCCAGCTCCGCTTTGGCTCTGCTCGGACCTTATATGGTCGGCGCAGCAGTTGACCAATTCATCGCTGGTGAGGCGAACAGCTCCAGTTGGACCTGGTTTCTTCTGGGTCTGGCAGCGGTGTATATACTCTTTTCCCTTACATCCTGGCTGCAGAATATATGGATGATCGAGATTGCTCAGGAGACGGTATTCCGTATGCGCTTTGATCTGTTTGCTCATCTGCATAAACTGCCGATTCCGTTCTTTGGCAGACGTCAGCAGGGCGAGATTATGAGCCGGGTTACCAATGATATCGAGAATGTCAGCAGCACGCTGAACAGCTCGGCCATTCAGATTTTTTCAAGTGTGCTAACGCTGGTCGGCACATTAGGTGTGATGCTGTGGCTCAGCCCGCTGCTGACACTGCTCACCTTCATCGTTGTGCCGCTTATGGCTCTCGGTATGCGCTGGATTACGCGCAGAACAGGTCCGCTTTTCAAAGAGCGGCAGCGCAATCTTGGGGAACTCAACGGGTATATCGAGGAAACGTTATCCGGGCAGCGCATTATTAAAGCCTTCTCACAGGAAGAACGCGTCGTTCGCGGTTTTGAGGAACGGAATATGCGCATCCGGATCTCCGCATTCTGGGCACAGACGATATCCGGTTTTATTCCAAAACTGATGAATGGACTCAATAACCTGAGCTTTGCCATAGTAGCGGGGATTGGGGGGATATTGGCAATTCAAGGCTCCGTAACGGTAGGGGTCATTATTATCTTTGTAGAATATGCGCGTCAATTCACACGCCCGTTAAATGATCTGGCGAATCAGTGGAACACGCTGCTGTCTGCGATTGCAGGGGCGGAGCGGGTGTTCGAAGTGCTGGATGAGGATGAGGAAACGAAGGATGAAGGGGCGGCCACAGCCTTGGATAACATGGAGGGCAGTGTCCGGTTTGATCAGGTGTCATTCGGATATGATGAAGGGCGTGATATTCTGCGCGGTATCAGCTTTGAAGCGAAGCCGGGCGAGATGATCGCGCTGGTCGGCCCAACAGGGGCAGGGAAAACAACGCTGATCCAGCTTCTATCCCGTTTCTATGATCCAACCAGCGGCACAATTACGGTTGACGGACACGATATGACGACCATTCGGCGTGAAAGTTTACGCTCTCATATGGCATTTGTACTGCAGGACTCATTTTTGTTTCAGGGAACGATTCGGGAAAATATCCGATTCGGGCGCCTGGATGCAACCGATGAAGAGGTGGAAGCTGCCTCCAAGCTGGCGAATGCGCACTCCTTTATTATGCGGATGAAGAATGGTTATGATCGGGTGCTTCAGGCCGATGGAAGCGGTATTAGCCAGGGGCAAAAGCAGCTGCTTGCCATCGCCCGCGCTATTCTTGCTGATCCGTCCATTCTGGTACTGGACGAGGCAACCAGCAGCATTGATACCGTGACCGAGATCAAAATTCAGGAAGGGCTGGAGCGTCTGATGCAGGGCCGCACCAGTTTTGTCATTGCTCACAGGCTGAACACGATCCGTCAAGCAGACCGGATTCTGGTGCTGAAGGACGGACGATTGCTGGAGCAGGGATCACATGAGGAGCTGCTTCAGCAGGGTGGATTTTATAGTGAGCTGTATCACAGCCAGCTGCGGAAGAAGGCGCAATAG
- a CDS encoding ABC transporter ATP-binding protein, giving the protein MGMLKLFVHLKKYRVAAIAALVMMLIELTVELAQPYLISKIIDSGIQQGDLGVVWMWGGVLVGSAVIAFAAGIASSFFASHASLGFGYDLREKLYDKMQTFSYAVFNRFATSSLITRLTGDVTQVQDTIFMSLRFMTRVPLVVIGSMIMAIVVNPRLGLLLVVMVPVLLVVVIWMIKKAALLFRNVQRRLDAVNSIIQENLTGIRLIRVFVRMGHEIERFAGYSGKLMKGTISALRLTETTMPFMLLMMNGCIIAVLWFGRKDIVSNSATVGEVVGVINYLLRTIGALSMLSWILVTFSRASASAQRLNEVFETEDMSETERTGSTNSFRYSDSDGSARNSQEPRTVQGAVEFRGVGFSYPNSEIQVLEDISFSAKAGERIAIMGATGSGKSSLVQLIPRLYTEEQGEIRIDAVDASELDLPTLRKSIGYVPQEVVLFTGSVRDNIAWGREDATMEEIVEAAKRAQIHETIEQLPNGYDTQLGQRGVNLSGGQKQRLSIARALVRRPSILILDDSTSALDVATEGRLLNALEELSCTTFIITQKISSTTSADLILLLDDGRLIGQGKHEDLMESSELYRRIHESQYGEGAQYVQSTH; this is encoded by the coding sequence ATGGGAATGCTCAAGCTGTTTGTTCACTTGAAAAAGTACCGGGTCGCCGCCATTGCAGCGTTAGTCATGATGCTGATTGAATTAACGGTGGAGCTGGCGCAGCCGTATCTGATCTCCAAAATCATTGATAGCGGCATCCAGCAGGGAGACTTGGGCGTCGTTTGGATGTGGGGTGGTGTATTGGTTGGCAGTGCGGTCATCGCGTTTGCCGCCGGGATTGCAAGCTCATTTTTTGCCTCCCATGCCAGTCTGGGGTTTGGGTATGACCTAAGAGAGAAGCTGTATGACAAGATGCAAACGTTTTCCTATGCGGTGTTCAACCGATTTGCCACATCATCGCTAATCACCCGCTTAACCGGGGATGTGACTCAGGTGCAGGATACGATCTTCATGAGTCTGCGTTTCATGACCCGTGTTCCGCTCGTAGTAATCGGAAGTATGATTATGGCTATAGTGGTGAATCCGAGACTGGGCCTGCTGCTCGTTGTCATGGTGCCGGTGCTGCTCGTGGTTGTCATCTGGATGATTAAAAAGGCAGCGCTGCTGTTCCGCAATGTGCAGCGCAGACTGGATGCCGTGAACAGCATCATCCAGGAGAATCTGACAGGCATTCGGCTGATCCGTGTGTTCGTGCGGATGGGCCACGAGATTGAACGATTTGCCGGATACAGCGGCAAGCTGATGAAAGGCACAATCTCCGCGCTGCGTCTCACGGAGACAACGATGCCGTTCATGCTGCTGATGATGAATGGCTGTATCATCGCCGTGTTATGGTTTGGACGCAAGGATATTGTTTCGAATTCGGCTACCGTTGGTGAAGTTGTCGGGGTCATTAATTATCTGCTGCGTACGATTGGAGCGTTATCGATGCTTTCCTGGATTTTGGTAACATTTTCACGGGCGAGCGCTTCAGCACAGCGTCTGAATGAAGTGTTTGAAACGGAGGATATGTCAGAGACGGAGCGTACGGGTTCCACAAACTCTTTTCGTTATTCGGACAGCGACGGCTCTGCACGAAATAGCCAAGAGCCGCGCACTGTACAAGGAGCAGTTGAGTTCCGCGGAGTGGGCTTCAGTTATCCGAATAGTGAGATCCAAGTACTGGAAGACATCTCGTTCTCAGCCAAAGCAGGGGAGCGAATTGCCATTATGGGGGCAACTGGATCAGGGAAATCCTCTCTGGTACAGCTGATTCCACGACTGTATACGGAAGAACAGGGTGAAATTCGTATTGATGCTGTGGATGCGTCAGAGCTGGATCTTCCGACGCTTCGCAAGTCCATCGGTTATGTTCCGCAAGAAGTTGTTCTGTTCACTGGTTCTGTACGAGACAATATTGCTTGGGGACGAGAAGATGCCACAATGGAAGAGATTGTGGAAGCCGCAAAGCGGGCTCAGATTCATGAGACTATTGAGCAGCTGCCGAATGGATACGATACACAGCTTGGTCAGCGTGGAGTCAACCTGTCGGGTGGCCAAAAACAGCGTTTATCCATTGCGAGAGCTTTGGTGCGCCGCCCAAGCATTCTTATACTTGATGACAGCACAAGCGCACTGGATGTAGCTACCGAAGGGCGACTGCTGAACGCACTGGAGGAGCTTTCATGTACCACGTTTATTATTACGCAGAAGATCAGTTCGACCACCTCGGCAGATCTCATTCTGCTGCTGGATGACGGACGGCTGATCGGGCAGGGTAAACACGAAGACTTGATGGAATCGTCGGAGCTGTACCGCCGAATTCATGAATCACAATACGGGGAGGGCGCACAGTATGTTCAAAGCACTCATTGA
- a CDS encoding CotH kinase family protein codes for MTLPVYHIHVSANEYQQLTSNIWSETFVNGTMHIDGKQLPIRIRYRGGHTRAYVKKSFEVRTSSRTYHFNAEYDDPSLLRNALSFQFFESIRVPAPASRHCVLYLNGQLEGVYLRIEGVKSSFFRQRRMPVRSIFYAVNDRADFAHSSSSSESGTNVLSGYSLIRGSMEDRRRLRRFIQQLNAKSKMDLFRFLQSRVDIDNYMRWLSGAVLTGNFDGFHQNYTWYEQARNRKYGILPWDYEGTWGRNCYGVKVNPNLVRIQGYNKLTGRLLAFRVYRGQYKRLMHQLLENAFTEKKVMPLVYRLHDEIKEDVKNDPYMKWPMNVFLNEPEKIRTYVKERREHVGTALNQL; via the coding sequence ATGACTCTACCTGTCTACCACATCCATGTCTCTGCGAACGAATACCAGCAGTTAACATCGAATATATGGTCAGAAACGTTTGTAAATGGAACGATGCATATAGATGGTAAGCAGCTTCCCATTCGAATTCGGTACCGGGGAGGACATACACGTGCTTATGTCAAAAAATCATTCGAGGTTCGTACATCCAGCCGCACGTACCACTTCAATGCAGAATACGATGACCCGTCACTGCTGCGGAACGCCCTTTCGTTCCAATTTTTTGAATCGATTCGTGTACCAGCCCCTGCTTCGCGCCACTGTGTACTATATCTCAATGGCCAGCTTGAAGGGGTGTATTTACGAATCGAAGGGGTGAAGTCCTCTTTTTTTCGTCAAAGGAGAATGCCGGTCCGGAGTATTTTCTATGCCGTCAACGACCGTGCCGACTTTGCACACTCCTCCAGTTCATCTGAATCGGGAACAAACGTGCTGTCGGGATACAGCCTGATTCGGGGCAGTATGGAGGATCGCAGAAGGCTGCGCAGATTTATACAACAATTAAATGCCAAGTCGAAAATGGATTTATTCCGTTTTTTGCAATCGAGAGTGGATATTGACAACTATATGCGCTGGTTAAGCGGGGCTGTGCTGACAGGCAACTTTGACGGATTTCATCAGAACTATACATGGTATGAACAAGCCAGGAATCGAAAATACGGCATTCTGCCTTGGGACTACGAAGGGACTTGGGGAAGAAATTGTTACGGTGTAAAGGTCAATCCGAATTTGGTTCGCATTCAGGGATACAACAAACTGACGGGCAGGCTGTTGGCATTCCGTGTGTATCGTGGGCAGTATAAGAGGCTGATGCATCAGCTTCTGGAGAATGCATTTACGGAGAAGAAGGTCATGCCGCTGGTATACCGTCTGCACGATGAGATCAAGGAAGATGTGAAGAATGACCCTTACATGAAATGGCCGATGAACGTCTTTCTGAATGAACCCGAGAAGATTCGTACGTATGTGAAGGAGCGCCGGGAGCATGTGGGCACTGCGTTGAATCAGCTCTAA
- a CDS encoding arsenic transporter, protein MPDYQLWLTFGVFIITVIFLMWRPGGLNESIPTSLGALLLVITGVSSLTHILGIFEIVSGAAITILSTIVMSIILDSIGFFRWIAVNMIEKARGSGFRLFWLILLLCFLMTIFFNNDGSILITTPIIIRICVMLRLKMHQQLPYLISGALIATASSAPIGLSNLANLIALKMVGLNLNTYTQMMFIPSMLGITAMTLLLLYYFRKSIPRAIHHFPISMQNASGSGYHPLQTTESDNFKNNVDWWLFRVCIGIVVFIRAGYFLAEQFGIHMEIVAITGVVLMLAVRWYRTRSGLKDVITQTPWHILLFAFSIYIIVDSLHRAGMTTWITEFTGPIAANGNASLIAVSGLLLTVLSNLFNNLPSVMIGTFAVTDLHLSDAQLHLAYLANILGSDIGALLTPIGTLATLIWMYILRTHHIRVSWKQYMKVTFIVIPISLIISLFSLYIWVAVLF, encoded by the coding sequence ATGCCAGATTACCAGTTGTGGTTAACCTTCGGGGTATTCATCATCACGGTTATTTTTCTCATGTGGCGGCCGGGCGGATTAAATGAATCTATACCCACTTCGCTTGGTGCCCTGCTTCTTGTTATAACCGGTGTGAGCAGTCTAACTCATATCCTGGGTATTTTCGAAATTGTATCTGGTGCAGCAATCACGATTCTCTCTACCATTGTTATGTCCATCATTCTGGATAGTATCGGCTTTTTTCGCTGGATTGCTGTCAATATGATTGAAAAGGCACGCGGCTCCGGCTTCCGATTATTCTGGCTCATTCTATTACTCTGTTTTCTCATGACCATCTTCTTTAACAACGACGGCAGCATTCTGATCACTACCCCCATTATCATTCGAATTTGTGTCATGCTGCGTCTGAAAATGCATCAGCAGCTGCCCTACCTCATCTCCGGTGCACTCATCGCTACAGCTTCCAGTGCCCCCATCGGACTAAGCAACCTTGCTAACCTGATCGCCTTGAAGATGGTGGGATTAAATCTGAACACCTACACTCAGATGATGTTTATACCATCCATGCTCGGGATTACCGCCATGACTCTCCTGCTGCTCTACTATTTTCGCAAAAGCATACCCAGAGCTATCCACCATTTTCCGATATCTATGCAAAACGCATCTGGTTCAGGTTATCATCCGCTTCAGACGACTGAATCCGACAACTTCAAAAACAATGTAGACTGGTGGTTGTTCCGTGTCTGTATCGGAATTGTAGTGTTCATCCGGGCAGGATATTTTCTGGCGGAACAATTCGGTATACACATGGAGATCGTCGCCATCACCGGTGTGGTTCTCATGCTTGCTGTACGATGGTACCGTACACGCTCCGGACTGAAGGACGTCATCACGCAGACGCCATGGCATATTCTTCTCTTTGCCTTCAGTATCTATATTATCGTGGATAGTCTTCACCGAGCCGGAATGACAACATGGATTACTGAATTCACAGGTCCGATTGCAGCGAATGGAAATGCCAGTCTTATTGCTGTATCCGGTTTACTGCTGACGGTGCTGTCTAATTTGTTCAATAATCTTCCCTCGGTCATGATCGGAACATTTGCTGTTACTGACCTTCATTTGAGTGATGCCCAGCTGCATCTGGCGTACCTTGCCAATATATTAGGCAGTGACATTGGAGCATTATTGACCCCTATAGGCACACTAGCTACCTTAATTTGGATGTATATATTACGGACTCACCATATTCGAGTTTCATGGAAACAGTATATGAAGGTGACCTTCATTGTGATACCCATCAGTTTAATAATCAGCCTGTTTTCCTTATATATTTGGGTGGCTGTACTGTTTTGA
- a CDS encoding DUF2642 domain-containing protein — protein MKLAAMLGKNIEFELSGCKLLIQGEVIDAGEDIMVVYGNQRYIYVPLHHLQTLRFMKSEENSNHMDMPTPDPEMDHDNISYRKVLMNARGKFSEISIGGRTLHGYITSIMNDYFIFYSPLHQSVYVSIHHLKYIIPSPANSRPYAMDYQHFPIQPSSISLSRTLDQQLQKMTGELVILNLGYKPEQTGLLKSISNRMLEVIDAEGSARFMHTSHVQTLHLP, from the coding sequence GTGAAACTTGCAGCGATGTTAGGTAAAAACATTGAATTTGAGCTATCCGGCTGTAAGCTGCTTATCCAGGGTGAGGTCATAGATGCAGGTGAAGATATCATGGTCGTGTATGGTAATCAACGCTACATTTATGTGCCGCTCCATCATCTTCAAACGTTGCGTTTTATGAAATCAGAAGAAAATTCAAATCATATGGACATGCCCACACCAGATCCTGAAATGGATCATGACAATATCTCTTATCGAAAAGTGCTCATGAATGCTCGCGGAAAATTTAGTGAAATCTCCATCGGTGGACGAACGCTGCACGGCTATATTACCAGCATCATGAACGATTATTTCATTTTCTATTCTCCTTTGCACCAATCCGTCTATGTGTCTATCCATCACTTGAAATACATTATCCCTTCTCCTGCCAACAGCAGACCTTATGCAATGGATTATCAGCATTTCCCGATACAGCCCTCTTCGATCTCGCTGTCTCGCACCCTCGATCAACAGCTGCAAAAAATGACAGGAGAACTTGTCATCCTGAACCTGGGTTACAAACCCGAACAGACAGGATTGCTGAAAAGTATAAGCAATAGAATGCTTGAAGTCATTGATGCCGAGGGTTCCGCACGCTTCATGCATACCAGCCATGTTCAAACCCTTCATCTACCTTGA
- a CDS encoding nuclease-related domain-containing protein — protein sequence MFKKIRSLFKTQPELVSPLTDAVTASALSTAAAVPPRLVRSRRKKKKSDMDWISVPQEPTTSELLLGLPSEYKVLNDLLVTNPKSRSGYSQIDHVVIGPRAIFVIETRNLTTGEIRGGRREANWSVSSSRVKMYNPLMQHRAHVEAIQAHLGEYKRVRLVSMVTFTNRCRISVDPAVRYVNSDEMVIYDHELVETIQRKTERLETELPETLYPEQDIQAIWNILNTANSTDHLIRAEHMAKAKGIK from the coding sequence ATGTTCAAAAAAATTCGTTCTCTGTTCAAGACGCAGCCAGAGCTTGTGAGCCCACTTACCGATGCTGTTACAGCTTCAGCTCTGTCAACCGCAGCTGCTGTTCCTCCACGTCTTGTACGCAGTCGGCGCAAGAAGAAAAAGTCGGATATGGATTGGATCAGTGTGCCGCAAGAACCTACGACCTCCGAGCTTCTGCTTGGTCTGCCCAGTGAATATAAAGTGTTGAATGATCTTCTGGTTACCAACCCGAAGTCGCGTTCGGGGTATTCACAGATTGATCATGTGGTCATTGGGCCGCGGGCAATCTTTGTCATCGAAACCCGGAACCTGACAACCGGAGAGATTCGCGGCGGCCGGCGGGAAGCGAATTGGTCGGTGAGCAGCAGTCGTGTCAAAATGTACAATCCGCTGATGCAGCACCGTGCTCATGTTGAAGCCATTCAAGCACATCTTGGAGAGTACAAACGTGTGAGACTTGTCTCCATGGTGACATTCACGAATCGCTGCCGAATCAGCGTTGATCCAGCCGTAAGGTATGTCAATTCCGATGAAATGGTAATCTACGATCATGAATTGGTGGAGACGATTCAGCGCAAGACAGAACGGCTGGAGACAGAGCTCCCTGAAACTTTGTACCCAGAGCAGGATATTCAGGCGATCTGGAACATACTGAACACAGCGAATTCAACGGATCATCTGATTCGGGCCGAGCACATGGCGAAGGCGAAAGGGATCAAGTAA
- a CDS encoding NAD(P)-dependent oxidoreductase, translating into MTQSTKSPQEIKVGFIGTGVMGKSMAGHIQRAGYPLHVYTRTAAKAEALVNEGAVWHETPAALAAACDVVITMVGYPKDVEEIYLGEGGLIAHARPGSYLIDMTTSSPLLAARIAEAANAKGLHALDAPVSGGDIGARDGRLSIMVGGDAEAFEAVRPLFEQMGTNIVLQGKAGAGQHTKMCNQIAIASGMLGVCEALAYAKTSGLDAENVLKSIATGAAGSWSLSNLGPRMIAGDYEPGFYVKHFIKDMGIALESAQAMGMKTPGLALAESLYQEISKNGLDEKGTQVLYTYYLQA; encoded by the coding sequence ATGACACAATCAACAAAATCACCTCAAGAGATTAAAGTAGGGTTTATCGGAACAGGCGTTATGGGCAAAAGTATGGCGGGTCATATTCAGCGTGCGGGATATCCGCTCCATGTATACACGCGTACTGCCGCCAAGGCCGAAGCCCTGGTCAATGAGGGAGCTGTCTGGCATGAAACGCCTGCCGCACTGGCTGCAGCGTGTGATGTCGTCATTACGATGGTAGGTTATCCGAAAGATGTGGAAGAGATATACCTCGGAGAAGGAGGGCTGATTGCCCATGCCAGACCGGGTTCATATCTGATTGATATGACCACATCCAGCCCGCTGCTGGCTGCACGTATTGCCGAAGCCGCGAACGCCAAAGGGCTGCATGCACTGGACGCGCCTGTATCCGGCGGTGATATCGGCGCACGGGACGGCAGGCTGTCCATTATGGTGGGTGGTGACGCAGAAGCTTTTGAAGCAGTTCGTCCGCTCTTTGAGCAGATGGGCACCAATATTGTGCTGCAGGGCAAGGCGGGCGCCGGACAGCACACCAAGATGTGCAACCAGATTGCGATCGCCTCTGGCATGCTCGGCGTATGCGAAGCACTCGCCTATGCCAAGACGTCGGGACTGGACGCGGAGAATGTGCTGAAAAGTATTGCGACGGGCGCGGCCGGAAGCTGGTCCCTCAGCAACCTCGGTCCGCGTATGATCGCAGGCGACTATGAGCCTGGATTCTATGTGAAACATTTTATCAAAGACATGGGGATTGCACTGGAGTCTGCTCAAGCGATGGGCATGAAAACACCGGGACTGGCTCTGGCGGAATCGCTCTATCAGGAAATATCGAAGAACGGCTTGGATGAGAAAGGTACACAAGTGCTGTACACGTATTATCTCCAGGCCTAG
- a CDS encoding endospore germination permease, with protein MSQDKGQITIWLSISIILLSAGLVCHVLSVPAILDAAGRDGWLSVLAAAPLFLLFLGMMYIIIRRIRGQRLTDWIAREFGLVPSWIFRITAALLLFSLGTHTLYETTNWTVSTYLPFTPTYVLAGGGALVAAWSAAKGIRSIAMTSSILLPLVILLGYFVMSANMKYKDYSELFPIMEHGWTPVIRGMVYSLAGLMEIWVLMLFQHDIKGKLRWWHVLLLGLFMISMAMGPTMGAIVEFGPDEAAKQRNSPYEQWKLVNIGKLFQHVDFLSIYQWLSGSFARVAISIYLIVDLLDIRRPKKRYTAILCLTLIMCALAIQWWRIDYVDYYVDHIQFPAMLYYVAAITIILTLAALIHKKDKEAPAHGTAAANNTNPSGD; from the coding sequence ATGAGTCAGGATAAAGGACAGATTACCATCTGGTTATCCATCTCCATCATTTTGCTCAGTGCCGGACTTGTCTGCCATGTCTTGTCGGTCCCGGCAATTCTGGATGCGGCCGGAAGGGATGGATGGCTCTCTGTTCTCGCAGCTGCACCACTGTTCCTGCTGTTCCTGGGTATGATGTACATCATTATCCGGCGGATCCGTGGACAGCGGTTGACCGATTGGATTGCCCGTGAGTTTGGCTTGGTGCCTTCGTGGATCTTTCGCATTACTGCGGCCTTATTATTGTTCTCGCTAGGCACACACACCTTATATGAAACCACGAACTGGACGGTATCCACTTACCTGCCCTTTACCCCAACCTATGTGCTGGCTGGTGGAGGCGCTTTGGTTGCTGCATGGTCCGCAGCCAAAGGCATCCGCTCGATTGCGATGACTTCCAGCATCCTGCTGCCTTTGGTGATTCTGCTTGGTTACTTTGTCATGTCTGCCAATATGAAATACAAGGACTACAGCGAGCTTTTCCCCATCATGGAACACGGCTGGACTCCTGTTATACGAGGTATGGTTTACTCCCTAGCGGGACTCATGGAGATCTGGGTGCTGATGCTCTTTCAACATGATATCAAAGGCAAGCTGCGCTGGTGGCATGTGCTGCTGCTTGGCCTCTTTATGATCAGTATGGCCATGGGGCCTACAATGGGAGCTATTGTCGAATTCGGACCGGATGAAGCTGCAAAACAGCGAAATAGTCCCTATGAACAGTGGAAGCTCGTCAATATCGGCAAGCTCTTTCAGCACGTTGATTTTCTTTCGATTTACCAGTGGCTCAGCGGCTCATTTGCCCGTGTTGCCATCTCTATATATCTGATTGTTGATCTGCTGGATATCCGCAGACCCAAAAAACGCTATACTGCCATTCTCTGTCTCACACTGATTATGTGTGCCCTGGCCATCCAGTGGTGGCGGATTGATTATGTCGATTATTATGTCGATCACATCCAATTTCCAGCCATGCTCTACTACGTGGCAGCAATCACCATTATTTTGACACTAGCCGCTCTGATTCATAAAAAGGACAAGGAGGCCCCTGCTCATGGCACAGCCGCCGCGAACAACACCAATCCGTCCGGAGACTGA